From the genome of Verrucomicrobiota bacterium:
ATGTCCCACGCCTTCTGTTCTCCGTACTTGTCACACGAGAAGCTGGCGGTCTTGCGAACCCCTTTTTGGGGGCTCCAGGTGGCCACAGCGAACCAATAGGCATAGGTCTTCTTGCCCTTGGCAATGGTCTTTTCGGTCCAGCGAACGCCCGGAACACCCGAAGTGTTTTTGGAGGTCAAGAGATTGGCTTTTTCCTTCCGGGACATCGGCTTGAGCTTGGCCTCCGCCCCATCCCGGAAGCTCCTGGCTGCTTCCAGCGCCTTGCGTTTGCCACCCGCTTTTTTGTCCGCAAAGAAGCGGTGAACGGATTGCCCGCGGCGAACGATCCGGACTTCGTAGCCGTGTGCTTCCTGTTTTCCCTCCGCGACCGTGGAATCGATGCGCGTGATGTTTCTGTCTTTCTTAGGTCTTGCCATGGTTCGGTTGACTCAGGTTTGGGGTTTTTCGTCAGCCAAAAAA
Proteins encoded in this window:
- a CDS encoding AP2 domain-containing protein, which gives rise to MARPKKDRNITRIDSTVAEGKQEAHGYEVRIVRRGQSVHRFFADKKAGGKRKALEAARSFRDGAEAKLKPMSRKEKANLLTSKNTSGVPGVRWTEKTIAKGKKTYAYWFAVATWSPQKGVRKTASFSCDKYGEQKAWDMAVKARKAGVKAMEDA